One genomic segment of Erythrobacter sp. THAF29 includes these proteins:
- the dnaA gene encoding chromosomal replication initiator protein DnaA: MVHKIDKARATRRKADDDLMEDAEAVNLAADWADISQGLRKDLGHQLHSQWIKPIQVGGINKETGTLDLFLPTEFSANWVKDRFHDRLQLAWKIARSEVREVNIQVHPGRRQLPELRLDDGRRPANDGASAIAVAAGTIGDAGFTSSVGLDPSLTFAAFVTGEANILAKNAAERMAATEQPQFSPLYLKAATGQGKTHLLHAIGHGFLQAHPRARIFYCSAERFMVEFVQALKANQMIEFKARLRSFDLLLVDDIQFIIGKASAQEELLYTIDALLAEGKRLVFAADRAPQALDGVEPRLLSRLSMGLVADIQAADIELRKKILESKLSRFAPLNVPEDVIEFLARTITRNVRELVGGLNKLIAYAQLTGQEVSLQLAEEQLTDILSANRRRITIDEIQRTVCQFYRIDRSEMSSKRRARAVVRPRQVAMYLSKVLTPRSYPEIGRKFGGRDHSTVIHAVRLIEDLRQRDADMDGDVRSLLRQLES; this comes from the coding sequence ATGGTACACAAAATCGATAAGGCGCGGGCCACGCGTCGGAAAGCAGACGACGATTTGATGGAAGACGCCGAAGCCGTAAATCTCGCAGCTGACTGGGCCGATATCAGTCAGGGTCTTCGCAAGGATCTGGGTCACCAACTTCACAGCCAGTGGATCAAGCCGATCCAGGTTGGCGGTATCAACAAGGAGACAGGCACGCTCGACCTGTTCCTGCCGACAGAGTTCTCGGCGAACTGGGTCAAGGATCGCTTTCACGACCGACTTCAGCTTGCCTGGAAAATTGCCCGCAGCGAGGTGCGCGAGGTAAACATCCAGGTTCATCCCGGTCGTCGCCAATTGCCCGAACTGCGCCTCGACGATGGCCGTCGTCCGGCCAATGACGGGGCGAGCGCTATCGCGGTCGCAGCAGGCACGATCGGCGATGCGGGCTTCACCAGCTCGGTCGGTCTCGACCCTTCGCTGACCTTCGCCGCTTTCGTGACCGGCGAGGCGAACATCCTCGCGAAAAACGCCGCCGAACGCATGGCTGCAACCGAGCAGCCGCAATTCTCGCCGCTTTATCTCAAGGCAGCGACCGGCCAGGGCAAGACGCACCTGTTGCACGCAATCGGTCACGGCTTTCTGCAAGCCCATCCGCGTGCGCGCATTTTCTACTGCTCGGCCGAGCGTTTCATGGTCGAGTTCGTGCAGGCGCTCAAAGCCAACCAGATGATCGAGTTCAAGGCGCGGCTACGCAGCTTCGATCTGCTGCTGGTCGACGACATCCAGTTCATCATCGGCAAGGCCTCTGCCCAGGAGGAGCTGCTCTACACGATCGATGCGCTGCTCGCCGAGGGCAAGCGTCTGGTCTTTGCCGCAGACCGCGCACCGCAGGCGCTCGACGGTGTCGAACCGCGCCTGCTCTCGCGTTTGTCGATGGGGCTCGTCGCGGACATCCAGGCCGCCGATATCGAGCTGCGCAAGAAAATCCTCGAGTCGAAGCTGTCGCGCTTTGCGCCGCTCAACGTGCCCGAGGACGTGATCGAATTCCTCGCACGCACCATCACGCGCAATGTCCGCGAGCTGGTGGGCGGTCTCAACAAGCTGATCGCCTATGCCCAGCTGACGGGCCAGGAAGTCTCGCTGCAACTCGCCGAGGAGCAGCTCACCGATATCCTGTCGGCCAATCGACGCCGGATCACGATCGACGAGATCCAGCGCACGGTCTGCCAGTTCTACCGCATCGACCGCAGCGAAATGAGCTCGAAGCGCCGCGCGCGCGCCGTGGTGCGGCCGCGCCAGGTCGCGATGTATCTTTCCAAGGTTCTCACGCCGCGTTCCTATCCGGAGATCGG